ccgcatcttccgggccgttttttacggcagttaggaagaaatggacggaatcacccccctctacatagtctcccatcccgtatacgaatactccacctgaaatctgcaccatctcagattcgtggtgtgctgcctttaagtgggaAGACATGGCCACTTCTGCAAAAAGTGCAATGTTTCATGGAAAATTAGATAAGACCTGGACGGAGATATTGGAGCCAGTAAAGTGCTGTGAACTTAAATACATTAATGTGACTACACTCGCTTCtttcttacaaaaatttcGGCTTGTGCACAGCACATTTTACCTTCAAATGTATTGAAAGCACCAACTGAATTCCATGTGTTGGGATTGTtgaaatttatagaaaatttcttcttgacTTTTGTACATCTGTCAATTTCAAAAACGTTATGGTCGTGGTAGGACGTGAACAGGTTACGGAGGGGTGTTGATGTGTAAGGGTTCGTCGATCACCTCATACCACAGTGGCTATGAGACATCGTTTGTTGACTTAAATCATAGCAAGGACGCAAAATTTTTTAGGGTGCATTTGCGCAACCTAAATATACAGAGTCATGTCGAAACGATCTGGTGCTtagtgcatttgcgtaggcgggtgtgctcgaagcggcacggttcAGCGTAGCGTTTGGGATCGATTgggaacccttgctagcacccaTCGCAGCGGTGCGAGTATTTTCgtaatatttccatttcatctaTAATTCAAAATAGAGATATTATTAATTAGTTCTTATTTTGCAGTTTAATGCagtctttttattattttttaaaggtagATCCTTCTTTGCGTGAAGCATGGAATGTCGCGAGTATGTTTCAATGGATCCCCATACTTCCTTCCGCTAATTTTTGGTGAACTTTTCAGATAGACAGATACATTTTGACGCCCTTTTCTCTACTGCGTTTTTATTGACGAATTAGTAAAGCAGTGAAGTGCAGCAGTGTAGATTTCTGCGATGTGATTTCAAAAACACTTGGTGCATCATACTTATTGTCACCAATTAAAATTGTTCTTGACACAATTACGTGCTTCTCCACCCTTTCCCTTAGGAGTTTCCATAATTATTTCCTGTACCTTTGGGTTCTAATTACGAATTTCCTTAACTTCAGGCAATCGCGACATATGACTGGACAAAACACAGCAACAAATTGCTTGAATCTACTTTGGATCGCGTTGAGTCCGGTGTTTCCACTGTAGCACAAGCTGCTACTCAGAAGGCAATGGATGCTCATCAGAATTACTATGTCCGTCCAAAAGAAGCCGTAGCTTCTGCATATAACACAGGTTTGAATTATGCTTAAGAATTCGAAATTTGGTTTTGTATTCTTAGAAGGTTGTAAGAAGAAATAACCACTGTTTCTTGATATACAAAGTAGCAGGAGCTACTAACTGAGAACTTTGACGTAATATTTGAAGTGCCGAACAATTCTAATGTTTTAGAAtgcattcctttttttgatgtAGTAGTCGAACGCCAAATCGCGTGATCACGTGATCGCATCGACTTCCTTTGAGGCACATCACATGAAAAAAAGGGACATTTGGCACTATacttatgttgtttttttaaaatctgaaCCCTTTCTGGGATCTCAGACGATCTAAATCTTCTttaggcaaagaaaaaacaatgtacGCTGTGGAAACATCGAAGAATGTCGCAGTCCAAGGTGGTACTGTTGGCCTTGGAGCGGCCGTTGTTGCAACTCAGGTGAGGGTCCTAATAATTGAGTACGGTATGGTACCTgttcttgcaattttttcccccCGAAAGGATTCATGCACTTTCCTGTTTGTGTAGagtgatttatttattcgaaaacacCCAGGTGTGCCACAAAACCGACAATTCTGATGCGAAAGTGCAAATTTGTTCAGAGAATTGTTtacgtccttttttttttaaatcattccAGTGCCTGCTTAGGTTGAGCGAGTTTCTCataaaaatacaattattTACAGCTAGGCTTGGCCCTTTCCGCTGGAGGTGCGAATCTCTTCCTGAACACAATCGAGGGAGCACAAAACGCTGGCCAGCGTTTTCTTGCTTCTGTTCGCGATGCTGAGAAAATGGTTGAAGAGAAGATCTGGTCTGCTATTTCTGAGGGGCAGCGTGTTGCTCAGGTAAAATTAATGTACTAGTTTCAagaactatttttctttttgaaattttaagagAAGTTTCTGGAACACAGCAGGTCGTAGAAAAGTAGGcgagaaccaaaaaaaaagtagacagCCTGACTATTCGATGTGATTTTGGGGCATAATTTTCGCAACTtggctttcttttcttttccttgttaTTTACTGGAATATAAGATAGATCTATGACAGCAACGTACGTAAAGTTACTGTTTACGTCTGAAGTTTGTTAGTTAAATGAAGCCGTTTCATGGTGACGGTGCTCTATCATTGTAGTTATGAAAGAAAACTTGCCTAGTGCTGTCGCAGTCGTAATAGCTGAGTCAATTCGCACCTGATACGTCCACGAACAAAAGATAGGATTGAAGCGTCGTAAAAGCGAATAGGACATGGTGCTTAGGTCGTTTATCGACATCTCTTCTTTCCTTAGTAACTAAGTTAGTAACTAAGTCTCCATAGTAAATAGTAGCTAGTCCAAAGTTAGTCGCATTAGTCCAAAATTACATCGTCCCAAAGATGTTTGACGTTTGataattccaaaagaaaagatgaaaaaagaaaggaacgtCGGCTGAGAATGGAAGGGAAGTGGGTGAACATTGTATTGTATTCCATTTGTAACATTGTaacattttattcaatttctttttgtcctcAAAGCACAGACACCATGAAATTTTTGGTGTTTCGGGATGGTTTTTGGTGCATCCATCATgttaacctaaaaaaaaaacgtctgagGCTGCCGAAGTCTGGAGGAGATCACGTTGTTCTCCCATTGTTTTCTAACATtcgtaatttaaaaaaaaaacatcctgcAACTTTGAATGGTTATATTTCAGTCGTTGATAACATGTGAATAAGAGcagttcctttttcctttttcgctTTGCTGCCTCTGGATCTTCTTTAAGATCTTGTTTCGGGTGGCCAGAGGATTTCTCGTGTTATTATTATCGTGCGCAAACCTTCCATTGTATccaatatttctaattttgaagATCCCTGTGGATAAACTCGCCGAAAGCACGAACGCGTTCCTGGATGTGGTCAGCGTGCTTGTTGAGCGATCTCTTGGAGTGACAGTGGAAGAAGTACCGGATAGTTCCGTGAAAGATCGAGTGTCCAGATTGGCTCATACAATTGTTGGTGCTCTCAGCAGCAAGGTACCATGTCCATTTGATATGAATATGAATCACATCTCTTATTGTACATTGTATTGCTGTTTGTGCTGTAAATCCCTTTTAATCTTAATTCAGGCTCATACACATGTGATTGATCCGGTTAATGCACAGCTACACGCGCTACTCGAACATCTCAGCAAAAGTTTTATACTGGTATGTTCATataaatcttttattttattgttagcACCTTTATTTTCCGTTTTATTCTGCGTAATGCTGTAATTTTCAGGTTGATTTAGttcgtgaaaaaagagaatgggCTTTGGAAAAGGTGGAAGAGCTGTCTACTTCT
The Necator americanus strain Aroian chromosome I, whole genome shotgun sequence genome window above contains:
- a CDS encoding hypothetical protein (NECATOR_CHRI.G341.T1), which codes for MQTDENVPHGGTKPEYNYSDYYSYLMQNPWIQQAIATYDWTKHSNKLLESTLDRVESGVSTVAQAATQKAMDAHQNYYVRPKEAVASAYNTGKEKTMYAVETSKNVAVQGGTVGLGAAVVATQLGLALSAGGANLFLNTIEGAQNAGQRFLASVRDAEKMVEEKIWSAISEGQRVAQIPVDKLAESTNAFLDVVSVLVERSLGVTVEEVPDSSVKDRVSRLAHTIVGALSSKAHTHVIDPVNAQLHALLEHLSKSFILVDLVREKREWALEKVEELSTSVSDLKTRFENEAKQYSTKPEELLMKSIRTTSIQLRDNLQQLKDNGQRIFGDGTRVESLITYLQELDKNLGESNDIYQVRDEVLSEARQRLAEVSAWTTSMLTRETREKQ